A region of Desulforegula conservatrix Mb1Pa DNA encodes the following proteins:
- a CDS encoding PAS domain S-box protein: protein MKRLHSKKKHKSEVCTPKMVACLKKRISDLEEAEKERDKALDSLRLSEKMFSKILTFSPDSIIISSMADGRYINVNDSFLNAVGFKREDLIGNTSISLNIWDESSERDKFIETLLENGFVQNFEAKFRKSSGCVGTVLMSAEMVDIDGERCLITLSKDITDRKKAEIALRDSEQRLRTIFETSPDAIIMTTMGDDEILEFNQVFLDISGYTRAEIESGSIRLTDRLLDISGYRVFREKLGKDGFVRNLEFQFSRCDGVVKTGLISARMVTINGSACVLSIIKDIDDLKQVRLEIECQKAKLAESKRKIEKLSLQTEQFSLAAASMITMKDEDEFFVRISKAIAEYSDFNRVVIFYFKESFPYRDIIGSEGFSEEEIKIISGLEARKDWFSRIFEVGSKVGQFSFHINPRALLSEYPGLVMPGSPPCNPVSSGWNKDDCLFVRLSDQKGNSAGFICVDGSKSGLMPTDDMVRPLEIFASLIAQIIISRKIHEERIKSEIRYRTILEKIDDPYFELDLEGNYSFYNTALNNTLGYSDLELLNSNFKNHLPQDDVESVCSEIFSLKSAKTIQYEIVKKGGRIIPVETHFSVIEDSDGIPVGYRGISRDISMHKQVESELTKAKDTAEATGRAQRSFLANISHEIRTPLSGVIGMCKLMMDTSLTNEQQEYIGSLNESADFLMNVINDVLDFSKLQAGQFTLEKSEFSVYDIVNRAVMILKNQAMQKGLDTHIVVSPDVPERIYGDAGRIGQILVNIVGNAIKFTDTGHIEISVELSENTDDDLLLKFRVKDTGIGIPFEKMNKLFRPFSQIDASLTRHYRGTGLGLAISRQLAELMGGTIGVKSNIGSGSTFWFTVKVKKAALNLVKQKDPEIKDRPYSRPVEYVADSVSDADGKKKILIAEDNEINQLLVKKYMEKLGFFSKCARNGRAAIDMLKIEDFDLVLMDLQMPEMSGIDATKAIRGGSFGVLRKDIPIIAVTAHAMKEDRDRCLAVGMNDYISKPITLQALSEVIYKFIPKD from the coding sequence ATGAAACGCCTTCATTCTAAAAAAAAACATAAATCTGAAGTCTGTACACCTAAAATGGTTGCCTGTTTAAAAAAGCGAATCAGTGATCTCGAAGAAGCAGAAAAAGAACGTGACAAGGCCCTTGATTCCTTGCGCCTTTCGGAAAAAATGTTTTCCAAGATTCTTACTTTTAGCCCTGACTCAATAATAATCAGCTCGATGGCAGATGGAAGATATATAAATGTAAATGACAGCTTTCTCAACGCTGTCGGTTTTAAGCGTGAAGATCTGATAGGAAACACTTCCATATCTCTTAATATATGGGACGAATCATCAGAGAGAGACAAATTTATAGAGACATTGCTTGAAAACGGCTTTGTACAGAATTTCGAGGCAAAATTCAGAAAGAGCAGCGGATGCGTCGGCACAGTCCTCATGTCGGCTGAAATGGTTGATATCGACGGAGAGCGCTGCCTCATAACTCTTTCCAAGGATATTACCGACAGAAAAAAGGCCGAGATCGCACTAAGAGACAGTGAACAGAGGCTAAGAACCATCTTTGAGACAAGCCCTGACGCCATAATAATGACAACCATGGGAGACGATGAAATCCTGGAGTTCAATCAGGTTTTTCTGGATATTTCAGGGTACACAAGGGCCGAAATAGAGTCAGGATCCATACGGCTAACAGACAGGCTGCTTGACATAAGCGGGTATCGTGTCTTCAGGGAAAAACTTGGGAAAGACGGCTTTGTAAGAAATCTAGAATTCCAGTTTTCAAGATGTGACGGAGTCGTGAAAACAGGTCTCATTTCAGCCCGTATGGTGACGATTAACGGCTCTGCCTGCGTATTATCGATCATAAAAGATATTGATGATCTTAAGCAAGTAAGGCTTGAAATAGAGTGCCAGAAAGCCAAGCTTGCCGAGTCCAAGAGAAAAATCGAAAAACTCTCGCTTCAGACCGAACAGTTCAGCCTTGCTGCTGCGTCCATGATAACAATGAAGGACGAGGATGAGTTCTTTGTAAGAATCAGCAAGGCAATAGCTGAATATTCAGATTTTAACAGGGTCGTGATTTTTTATTTCAAAGAATCATTCCCATATAGGGATATTATTGGATCCGAAGGCTTCTCAGAGGAAGAAATAAAGATTATTTCCGGTCTTGAAGCAAGAAAAGACTGGTTTTCTAGGATATTTGAGGTTGGCTCCAAGGTTGGGCAGTTTTCTTTCCATATAAATCCAAGGGCTCTGCTTTCGGAATATCCGGGCCTTGTCATGCCTGGAAGCCCTCCGTGCAATCCTGTGTCTTCCGGCTGGAATAAGGATGACTGCCTCTTTGTCAGGCTGAGTGACCAGAAGGGCAATTCTGCCGGATTCATATGCGTGGATGGCTCCAAGTCGGGTTTAATGCCTACTGATGACATGGTCAGGCCCCTTGAAATATTTGCCAGCCTCATAGCTCAGATAATCATTTCAAGAAAAATTCATGAGGAAAGGATCAAATCAGAGATCAGATACAGAACGATTCTTGAAAAGATAGATGATCCCTATTTTGAGCTTGATCTTGAAGGTAATTATAGCTTTTACAATACAGCTCTCAATAATACTCTCGGCTATTCTGACTTAGAGTTACTGAATTCGAATTTTAAAAACCATCTCCCCCAAGACGATGTTGAATCCGTTTGCTCAGAGATATTTTCCCTGAAGAGCGCCAAGACCATTCAATATGAAATTGTCAAAAAGGGCGGACGTATTATCCCCGTTGAGACTCATTTCTCTGTAATTGAGGATTCGGATGGAATCCCTGTGGGATACAGAGGTATCTCCAGAGATATTTCCATGCATAAGCAGGTCGAGTCTGAGCTGACCAAGGCCAAGGATACGGCAGAGGCGACTGGACGGGCCCAGCGGAGCTTTCTTGCAAATATAAGCCATGAAATAAGAACTCCCCTCAGCGGCGTAATCGGCATGTGCAAGCTTATGATGGATACTTCTCTGACTAACGAGCAGCAGGAGTATATTGGCTCGCTTAACGAGTCTGCCGATTTTTTGATGAATGTTATCAATGACGTACTCGATTTTTCAAAGCTTCAGGCCGGGCAGTTTACTTTGGAAAAGAGCGAATTCTCTGTTTATGATATTGTCAACAGGGCAGTCATGATCCTTAAAAATCAGGCGATGCAGAAGGGGCTTGATACTCATATTGTGGTATCTCCTGATGTGCCTGAAAGAATTTATGGAGATGCCGGACGTATTGGGCAGATTCTTGTCAATATTGTAGGCAATGCCATCAAGTTTACGGATACAGGCCATATCGAGATCAGCGTTGAACTTTCTGAAAATACTGACGATGACCTTTTATTGAAGTTCAGGGTTAAAGATACCGGCATAGGCATTCCTTTTGAAAAAATGAACAAGCTTTTCAGACCTTTTTCCCAGATTGATGCCTCGTTGACGCGTCATTATAGGGGAACCGGACTCGGACTTGCCATCTCACGGCAGCTGGCGGAGCTTATGGGCGGCACCATAGGTGTAAAAAGCAATATTGGAAGCGGTTCTACCTTCTGGTTTACTGTGAAGGTGAAAAAGGCGGCTTTGAATTTAGTAAAGCAAAAAGACCCGGAAATTAAGGACAGGCCATATTCAAGGCCTGTTGAATACGTGGCTGATTCCGTATCAGATGCTGATGGCAAGAAGAAGATTCTTATTGCGGAAGACAATGAAATTAATCAGCTTCTTGTAAAGAAATACATGGAAAAACTGGGTTTTTTCAGCAAGTGCGCAAGAAACGGCAGAGCCGCGATCGATATGCTGAAAATCGAGGACTTTGATCTTGTTTTAATGGATCTCCAGATGCCTGAGATGAGCGGAATAGACGCAACAAAAGCTATCAGGGGCGGAAGTTTCGGCGTCTTAAGAAAAGATATTCCAATAATAGCCGTAACTGCCCACGCCATGAAAGAAGACAGGGACAGGTGTCTTGCTGTCGGCATGAACGACTATATTTCAAAGCCCATAACCCTCCAGGCGCTTTCAGAAGTAATTTACAAATTTATACCCAAAGATTGA
- the nth gene encoding endonuclease III — MKKKERIEKILGILKSQYPNVNTQLDHKNPFELLIATILSAQCTDRQVNLTTPALFAAFPDPESLMKADITEIEKLIKSTGFYHNKAKNIKSCSAMLVEKYGSEVPAELEKLVSLPGVGRKTANVVLGMAFGIPGMVVDTHVGRIAGRLGLTKSKNPEQIEKDLMKIIPKSRWNDFSLELIMTGRGPCKARKPLCEECYLLEVCPYPGSKA, encoded by the coding sequence ATGAAAAAAAAAGAAAGAATTGAAAAAATCCTGGGCATCCTAAAGTCACAATACCCCAATGTCAATACCCAGCTTGACCATAAGAACCCTTTCGAGCTTCTTATAGCGACAATACTGTCTGCCCAGTGTACTGACAGACAGGTTAATCTGACAACCCCTGCCCTTTTTGCAGCTTTCCCTGATCCCGAAAGTCTTATGAAGGCAGACATCACAGAGATAGAGAAACTTATAAAATCGACAGGATTCTATCATAATAAGGCTAAAAACATAAAAAGCTGTTCTGCAATGCTGGTTGAAAAATATGGGAGCGAAGTTCCTGCTGAACTTGAAAAACTCGTTTCTCTTCCCGGAGTTGGCAGAAAAACAGCGAATGTTGTTCTTGGAATGGCGTTCGGAATCCCTGGCATGGTTGTGGATACCCATGTCGGAAGAATTGCCGGTCGACTTGGACTCACAAAAAGCAAAAACCCGGAGCAGATCGAAAAGGATCTGATGAAAATTATCCCGAAATCAAGGTGGAATGACTTTTCCCTTGAACTGATTATGACTGGCAGGGGGCCGTGCAAGGCCAGAAAGCCTTTGTGCGAAGAATGCTATCTCCTTGAAGTCTGCCCGTATCCGGGTAGCAAGGCCTGA
- a CDS encoding DUF814 domain-containing protein, producing the protein MENNSNRTVKALGLSSGGLDSILAALVLRRQGIDVTWISFVTPFFSSDNAEKAAKRYKIPIIVSDISEQYLVMLKNPPCGYGQNMNPCIDCHTMMFAEAGKIMKENGFDFLFSGEVSGQRPMSQTKHALRYVEKRSGFDGSIVRPLSAKVLPETKPEEDGLVDRSQLLGFNGRTRKPQMELAKELGVKDYPAPAGGCLLTDVRYSIKLRDLMAFNPFARISEYHLLKGGRHLRLDDNTKVIVGRDKNDNAIIMQYYDTAHDLLFKMKDKPGPLVVVTCSAGVPESHITEKAAVICASYGKTVPGETVEVYVTIPGYDDRLVQVIAGDASDFSGIMIS; encoded by the coding sequence ATGGAAAATAATTCAAACAGAACCGTAAAAGCCCTTGGTCTTTCTTCCGGTGGACTTGACAGTATACTTGCAGCCTTGGTGCTGAGGCGTCAGGGCATTGATGTTACATGGATATCCTTTGTTACCCCTTTTTTTTCTTCGGATAATGCTGAAAAAGCGGCAAAGCGTTATAAAATACCGATAATTGTCAGTGATATTTCTGAACAATACCTTGTAATGCTAAAAAATCCACCTTGTGGTTACGGTCAGAATATGAATCCCTGCATTGACTGCCATACCATGATGTTCGCAGAAGCAGGGAAAATCATGAAGGAAAATGGCTTTGACTTTCTTTTCAGCGGCGAGGTATCAGGCCAGAGGCCTATGTCCCAGACAAAACACGCCCTAAGGTATGTCGAGAAAAGATCAGGGTTTGATGGCTCTATAGTCCGCCCATTAAGCGCAAAAGTTTTGCCTGAGACAAAGCCCGAAGAGGATGGACTGGTTGACCGTTCTCAGCTGCTTGGTTTTAACGGAAGAACAAGAAAGCCCCAGATGGAGCTTGCAAAAGAGTTGGGGGTAAAGGACTATCCTGCTCCTGCCGGAGGATGCCTCCTTACCGACGTCAGGTATTCGATCAAGCTGAGGGATCTGATGGCGTTTAATCCTTTTGCAAGGATATCCGAGTATCATCTCTTAAAGGGCGGCAGGCATTTAAGGCTTGATGACAACACCAAAGTTATTGTGGGCCGGGATAAAAATGATAATGCCATTATAATGCAATATTATGATACTGCGCATGACCTGCTTTTCAAGATGAAGGACAAGCCAGGGCCTTTGGTCGTAGTGACATGCAGCGCAGGTGTTCCTGAATCCCATATAACTGAAAAAGCAGCTGTTATCTGCGCCTCATATGGCAAAACCGTGCCCGGAGAAACCGTTGAAGTTTATGTGACAATCCCTGGCTATGACGACAGGCTTGTGCAGGTGATTGCAGGGGATGCCTCGGATTTCAGTGGTATTATGATTTCATGA